The following DNA comes from Allobranchiibius huperziae.
GCGGTCTACCCCGGCGCCTGGCTGCAGACCGAGGACGGCGGCTCGCTGCGCATCGGCGACGGCACCTACCTCGGCCACGACGTGCACCTGCACGCGGCCGATCCGCTCGAGATCGGCGCCGAGTGCGTGCTGGCCGACGGGGTCTTCGTCGCCACCACCGATCACGGGCGCGACGGGCGGCACGAGATCGTGCACAGCGGACCGGTGCGCATCGGCGACCGCGTCTTCATCGGGCAGCGGGCGATCGTGCTGGGCGGCATCAGCATCGGCGACGGCGCCACCGTCGCCGCCGGGGCCGTCGTCACCCGCGACGTGCCCGCGGGCGCCGTCGTGGCGGGTGTGCCGGCGCGCGCTCTGGCGGGTGGGGAGTGAACGAGGCGATCCAGCAGGTCGGCGTCGTCGTGCCCCACTACGGCGATCCCGCACCGACGCGCGACCTGGTCGCGTCGCTGATCGGGCAGGCACTGTCGATCGTGGTGGTCGACGACGGCTCCCCCGAGCCCTTGGCGCCGATCTCCGGCGCGAGCGTCGTACGCCGGGAGGTCAACGGCGGGTTCGGCGCGGCCGTCAACACCGGCATGGCGCGGCTGCCCACCGAGCTGGCGCTGATCCTCAACAGCGATCTGGAGATCGGCCCCACCTTCGTCGCCGACCTGCTCGCGGCAGCAGCGCCCTGGCAGCCGGTGGTGGCGAGCCCGCAGGTCACCACCCTCGACGGCGACCCGGAGTGGGTGGGCCGGCACTTCCCCACGATCGGCCACCAGGTGATCGAGTGGCTGACCCCGCTGGCCAGGTTCCGGCACCTGCCGCGGCTGCACGAGGCCGTCGGCCACGACACGCGTGCGGTCGGCGACGCCGTGGTGCCGGTCGACTGGGTCGTGGGCGCGGCCGTGCTGGTCCCGGTCGCGGCGTTCCGGGCGGTGGGCGGTTTCGACGAGCGGTACTTCATGAACGCCGAGGAGGTCGACCTGCAGCGTCGCCTGCGCGGGCTCGGCATCCCGTCGGTGGTGCTCGGCACGGTGTCGGTGGTGCATCGCGGCGGCGGCTCGTCGGACCCGGCGCGCAGCCGCCAGTGGCTGGTCGCCTCCCGTCTGCAGTACGCGCGCACCTGGGGCGGATTGCGCCGGCTGCAGATGGCACTCGCGGGGGCCAGCGCGGTTAATCTGTGCGCCAACGTCTCCCGCCGGGCACTACGGCGACCGGTGCGTCCGGTCGACGTGCTGCGCGAGGAGTTGCGCCTCATCCAGGGGCGCGGCGCCGGCCACGCCGCCGCCCGACCGCCGTCCCCCGCCGGGGTCCCGACCGACACGGAGCAGGATCTGCCATGCGAGCGCTGATCAGCGGCGGAGCCGGCTTCATCGGTCGGCATCTGGCGACCGAGCTGCGCCTGCAGGGTCACGACCTCATCGCACTGGACCTGCTGAGCCCCCAGGTGCACAGGGAGCCGGAAGCCGCGCGCGCCGGCTTCCCCGGCCGCATGGTCGTGGGCGACGTGTGCGACGCCGACGCCTGGGCGCGGTGCAGCGATGCCGACGTCGTGATCCACCTCGCGGCCGAGACCGGCACCGGCCAGTCGATGTACCAGCAGGACCGCTATCACCAGGTCAACGTCGAGGGCACCCGTCTGGCGGCGCGTGAGGCGGCGCGCCGCGGCGTACCCCTCGTCGCCATCAGCTCGCGCGCCGTCTACGGCGAGGGTGCGCGCGTCGAGGCCGACGGCACCCGCACGTACGACGGCGTCGTACGTCCCGGTTCGCGGGCCGCGGACTCCCGTGAGGACGACCCGCACGCACCGGTGTCCGTCTACGGCGAGACCAAGTCCGAGGGCGAGCAGGTGATCGCCGCAGAGCTCGGTGGCCGAGGGTCCGCCACGGTGATCCGGCCGCAGAACGTGATCGGTGCCGGCCAGGCGCTGCACAACCCCTACACCGGCGTGCTCGCGGCGTTCCTGGCCTGCCTCAAGGAGGGCCGTGCGATCTCGGTCTACGGCGACGGCGCGCAGACCCGCGACTTCGTGCACGTCACCGACCTCACCGCGATGATCGGCTGGGCCGTCGCGAATCCGGCCCCGGCCGCGGACGGCCCGCGGATCATCAACTGCGGCAGCGGTGTCCGTACGACGCTGCGCGAGCTGGCCGACCACGCGGTCGCGGCGTCGCTGAGCGCACCGGTCGACATCGTGCACGTCGACGTGCACCGCGCCGGCGACATCCGCGACGCCTGCGCCGACCTCACGAGGGCACGCGAGCTGGGAACCCCCTCGCCGCGGTGGTGTGCCGCCGACGCGGTCGCCGACTTCGTGCGCACGTCGTGGGATCAGCCGGGCGCCCGCGCCGACGCCTGGGACAGGGCGCTGGACGAGCTGCGCGATCGCGGGCTGACCTCGTGACGCCCCGCCGCGTGCTGCTGGTCAGCCCCGGGTTCCACGGCTACTGGCGGGCCATCGCGGCAGCGCTGCAGGACCGCGGGCACACCGTGGACACCCATGTGTACGACGCGCCGCCGAGCCTGCCCGGCAGGATCGCCAACAAGCTGCTGCACGACCTGCCGGACGCGGTGACTCCCGCACGGCTGCACGCCCGGCTCACCGAACGTGCCATCGCAGCCGTGCGGGCACACGCCCCGCAGGTCGTCGTCGTGGTCAAGGGCGACCTGCTCCAGGACTCCTTCTGGCACCTGCTCGACGAGTTGCGCCTTCCCCGCGTCACCTGGCTCTACGACGAGGTGCGCCGCACCCGCTACACGCTCGAGGCGCTCGCGGGGCTGGGTCCGCTCGCGACGTACAGCCGCACCGACGCACAGGCGCTGGGCGCCACCCACCTGCCGCTGGGGTTCGATCGGCGCACCACCTACACCCCGCGCCGGGAGTCGGTCGTCACCTTCATCGGTGCGCGTTACCCCGCGCGCGAGACGGCGCTGCACGGCCTGGACGATGCCGGGGTGCCGGTGCGGGCGTACGGGCGCGACTGGTCCCGCGGGCTCGGCGACCGCCTGCACACCCATACGCTGCGCGCCGCCCGGGTGCCGAGTGGTGGGCAGCTGTCGCGGTCGCAGGCGTACGGCGTGATGGCCGGATCCGCCGCCACGCTCAACCTGCACGGCGACCAGGACGGTTTCACCATGCGCACCTTCGAGGCGGCGGGCGTGGGCGGGGTGCAGCTGATCGACCGGTCGGACGTCAGAGATCTCTACGAGGTGGACGGCGCAGCGGGCGAGGTGCTCGTCGTCACCTCTCCCGAGGAGCTGCGCGAAGTCGCCGGCCGGTGCGTGCGGGAGCCGCGGTGGGCCGACGGGATCCGTGCTCGCGGCCGGGCTCGGACGTTCGCCGAGCACACCTTCGACCACCGCGCCACGGTGCTGGAGTCGCTGTGGGCCTGATTCATCCGCGCGACCTGAGCGCCTGGCAGGACTGGCAGGACTCCCGTCATCGCGTGCGCCGCGTCGCACAGCGGGTGCGCCGTACGGGGGCGCCCACGCAGTTCGTCCTGGACCTGCCTCGTGACGGCAGCGCACGTGTCCTGGTCGCCCTGGACGTGACCGAGGGCCCCAAGAGACAGTGGCTGCTGGAGCCGTTGAAGGACCTGCCCGTCGCGGTCCTGAGCGAGCGGCCCGTGCCGGATGTCGCAGCAGGAGAACGTGTTTCG
Coding sequences within:
- a CDS encoding acyltransferase is translated as MSLARRLTEARPSVRWHLGRAVTTSLYRRSFAAIGAGSVVVAPRILRGVDRISLGARVAVYPGAWLQTEDGGSLRIGDGTYLGHDVHLHAADPLEIGAECVLADGVFVATTDHGRDGRHEIVHSGPVRIGDRVFIGQRAIVLGGISIGDGATVAAGAVVTRDVPAGAVVAGVPARALAGGE
- a CDS encoding glycosyltransferase family protein, which codes for MTPRRVLLVSPGFHGYWRAIAAALQDRGHTVDTHVYDAPPSLPGRIANKLLHDLPDAVTPARLHARLTERAIAAVRAHAPQVVVVVKGDLLQDSFWHLLDELRLPRVTWLYDEVRRTRYTLEALAGLGPLATYSRTDAQALGATHLPLGFDRRTTYTPRRESVVTFIGARYPARETALHGLDDAGVPVRAYGRDWSRGLGDRLHTHTLRAARVPSGGQLSRSQAYGVMAGSAATLNLHGDQDGFTMRTFEAAGVGGVQLIDRSDVRDLYEVDGAAGEVLVVTSPEELREVAGRCVREPRWADGIRARGRARTFAEHTFDHRATVLESLWA
- a CDS encoding NAD-dependent epimerase/dehydratase family protein, yielding MRALISGGAGFIGRHLATELRLQGHDLIALDLLSPQVHREPEAARAGFPGRMVVGDVCDADAWARCSDADVVIHLAAETGTGQSMYQQDRYHQVNVEGTRLAAREAARRGVPLVAISSRAVYGEGARVEADGTRTYDGVVRPGSRAADSREDDPHAPVSVYGETKSEGEQVIAAELGGRGSATVIRPQNVIGAGQALHNPYTGVLAAFLACLKEGRAISVYGDGAQTRDFVHVTDLTAMIGWAVANPAPAADGPRIINCGSGVRTTLRELADHAVAASLSAPVDIVHVDVHRAGDIRDACADLTRARELGTPSPRWCAADAVADFVRTSWDQPGARADAWDRALDELRDRGLTS
- a CDS encoding glycosyltransferase, with amino-acid sequence MNEAIQQVGVVVPHYGDPAPTRDLVASLIGQALSIVVVDDGSPEPLAPISGASVVRREVNGGFGAAVNTGMARLPTELALILNSDLEIGPTFVADLLAAAAPWQPVVASPQVTTLDGDPEWVGRHFPTIGHQVIEWLTPLARFRHLPRLHEAVGHDTRAVGDAVVPVDWVVGAAVLVPVAAFRAVGGFDERYFMNAEEVDLQRRLRGLGIPSVVLGTVSVVHRGGGSSDPARSRQWLVASRLQYARTWGGLRRLQMALAGASAVNLCANVSRRALRRPVRPVDVLREELRLIQGRGAGHAAARPPSPAGVPTDTEQDLPCER